TCATTTCGTTTATTCTTAGTTCTATGAATGGTCAGCAACAAAAGGTACCAAGTACCTGACTATGTCTATAAATCTCCAACAAATGTCAGAAGCAGTGCAATCTTTCCACAAAAAAGAGAAAGCGCATACAACCACTGAGTTACACTGCATGACTAAAAGAGAGCACTAATCATAACAAATTTGACAAAGGATAGACAATGCCCTTAAGTCCATGTCTTAAGGGTGCGCTGTTCTTTCCAAAAATGAATTAGCAACTAACCCGTTCGACCCCCCTGGCAAAGACAACGCATTAGACCTGACATTAAAGCACCAAAAGCAGGCAGTTTAAACACTAAATTTGCAAGCCACTGTCAGGAAGGCGTCTTAATTGACAAAGTTTGCATAGTACCACTCAATCTGTTCTGGTTTGAGAGGCTAGCTAGCAAGAGTTTAAAAACTTGCTGCCCATAAGTGGTCCTATGGAGTGGCAGTCTATAACTGACTACTCCGTAAGTAAGGTAATACAAAGTACATAAAGATGCGTGAGGTAAGATAAAAtgatttaatacccctgtcacacgggcacttttgatcctcattgagctcgatctgcatcgagattttcgagcacgctcgaaacatccggtgctacacgggcattttcaatgctcattgagaagtttccctcgtgtgtgttaggtggcgccaaatgttccgccgacagccataacatggcgatgtccggcaacactgtgcagtcgggggcagcagcagccaaatccgtagccaaatcggtacattgcgtatctgcgccaggtttttgtggcgcacctctgctgctgtgcgatgtaacccgagggcccgcaacgcctccgcgatttctgcatagactgcggcgtttctcttctggcgccgctaATTATTTAGGCGGttctgccagcagtcgatgagagcggctgcctcgcgctcgctccacagtttccgcgccgacgagcaggaggacgccatctttgtttacactgacggagaagcttggagcgtggtgtagagattattttcaaatgtttgcatataagcaggcatagtaccagaaaaatgttctgtattacattttaatcaattacgacaacaattgtggtttggttttgttaacttgtgtttatttttataacttcatgagagcgagagtgttttcgattgtgcttggagcctcaagcactcttgagaaatcggcatcgagtcaagcaggatcgagcccgattgcgcttgaaagtggccgtgtgacaaccgtcgatctacattgagttcgatgagcattgactcaatgaggatcgaaagtgcccgtgtgacaggggtataatacaAAGGCTCCAAGCTACAGCTCTgaccatttataacgtaaccaCTTATAATGCGGGACAGGATTATATGCGGCTTTTTGAGACAACCGCTTCGCTTCCCATAGACTTCAATGTATTGCCATACCGCTTAATACGCAGCAGCGCGCAACTGGAGACCGCGCACAAGCTCCGTGCACTGGTATGGTAGCGCCAGTAGCGACCACATCACCAGCGCCACCTCGTGACACTAGCCACATTAACCTGATGCTCAGTCACGAGCGATCTCGAGGGGAGAGCGCGCCACCCCAAGACTGGCTGTGGTGGCCCtgtgccttcctccatgcccaGTGCATTCGCGTCAGCCCGGTCGCATAGCAGACGCACACTGACTGCGATGCCATTCTGAGTGAACGCCTGCGTCTCTGCAGATTTGAACGCATCGAAAGCCTTGACGCAGCCGCTGCATCCCCGCTGCTACATTTGGTTTCAATTTCTCTCAGGTTGGGCTAATCatcgattccgagcaaccatgattgtgttgcagtacTGACTGCACTGCAACATCCGGCAACACTGTTCAACTCATTGAGATTAATTAAAtgcctttacagtttgagaaacaagtgtCTGATTAACcaagataatgaaatcagctatgtaactTACATCCACTATGTGACATTCACTACGTGAATGGTCagttagaattgcgaaaaacgcaaacttactacacatatcagATGAgaatgctctacatcctgcaggattgaCAATGCTTTATTTTGTGCATtcccctcagagaagcatagctctgaGCATGCAAAAAGATGATGGGTTTCTTGATGAGTATCCTCCAAAGTTCGAGGACCTTCATTTTAGgtatttcatgaagacaccaaataaattatttattttgtttgtattcttttttggtAAAAATTTAACTttagaaacgctgccgccgtggctcagttgttatggtactcagctgctgacccaaatgactcagGTTCGATATGTCGTCGCGTATAGCGGAAAGTTGACAATGTACGCAATTCAGCTGACACCGTGAGCAAGTCTTCAGTTCCGATGCCGTTTGCTCCTCCGAACGTCAAAAAACGGCAAGCtctcgaaaccaagcagagcattgTGAGGCACGTCGAGAGCGGTTTGAAAAAGGCTAAGGTGGCAAAAAAGTACAGTATCGCCGACGCTACTGTGTCTGCTGTTTGAAAGAACAGCGACAAGTtgcgacaacagctgcaggaagactccgcGTCGCTTGCAAGGAAGCGGATTCATGCGCCAAAGTACGAAGATGTCGCCGCTGTCTTTGAATGGCTTCGCGAGGTACAGACCCTGAGCGTTCCTGCgagtggctcgatattgcaagccaagggCAGGTGCCCTGCAAAGATTTTGAAGCATCACAGTTTCAACCCACAGAACAGTTGGATTCAGCGTTTCAAGGACCGGCACGAGATAAGCTCGTCGTCGCCGCCCCCGACAGCGTTGCGTGTGAAGTAGCCGCCACAGAAGAAGACATCGCGGCAGCGGTGCGCGGTCGCGATAGCATCTATCCGAGGATGAGACCGACGAAGTGAGTGAAAGTTCAGCAGAAGTTTCGTGCAAAGACGCGCTCgactgttgcaacaaactgcgcTACTGCGCTCCGAGAAATCTCAGCGAGCAAGCGCTACGTGCctcactgtttttgaagatgaagtCATTAGCAACGCAGTTCAGTTGCAACGCCAGACTAAAATAACGTCGTTCTTTCATATGCAACAAAAATGtcaaataaacttctttgttgcCAATGTTGTGCGTCCGATGCGTTGTCAGGTGCtctttgaaaggtaggctggcctTTCTGAAAACGCGAATGCATGAAAAAGCTACGTTTTGATTACAGTGCAGTACTGCTTATAATGCGGATTTTTCCGACTCCCGCAGTATGCATTAAAAGCAGTCTATGCTGAACGAAGCACATCAAATGCATGTGGCAGATGGAAGCACCTCACCTGTCTGGCAGTTCCTTGTGTGGTGTCCTTTTGTCTTATTCCACTTCCGTTTCATGTAGTGCCAGCACTTCTGCAACTGTCGGACACTGCGTGGCCGCACACCATCGTGGCTGTTGAACTCGCGTTCAATTTCAATCCACACTCTGCTGTTTTCATCCAGAGCCACCATGTTTGTCCTCTTGTATTCGATAATTTCGGGATGCTTTCTGATTAGGTCCAACAGCAGTAATCTCTCTTTTTTACGGAACCTTACTCTTCCCTCTACCGTTTCCTCCATGGCAAAGGATCTGTGAACTGAAAGTTAGAAACACATAGGTGGAGCTATAAATTAGCTGTTTATTCAACACGCAAAATAACAAAACACACGTACTACAGCCAAACACTATGATCACAGCACTCAAAACAGAAAGTGAAGGTGGCAACAGTGCCGATGGTAAATTTTTCATTCGCAGTTGCTGCCACAACGTACTGAACTCTACAGCTCCAAAGACAATGGTGTTCTTTATGACCACACATTCCAACTTTTCTCAGCCACTCAGCCATTAAGGTAATACCGGTTCATATTCTACTTGTAGAGAGGTCAAGGTAGATCTGCTGTCACCTACAGTGTGACAACGGCATTCAAGTGGTTTGCATATGTTTATGAGAGCTGTTGAGAAAGTGATGTCCGACACACTACAAAATCTCAAGTTACACAGACTTTTGAGTAGCCAGCCAATATAGTATAGCCACTCACTGTTAATTTAATTTGGGCCTTTTCCACAGGGGCAATGTATCTGTATGCTCTCTCTGAATACATGTTAGGCAGGAAAAGATGGAAGCCATGATACGCGGATTTTCTCAGCACTTCTGGAAAGCTGCAGGGGTTCCCCAAGGCTGAAAACATTGAGAACTCCTGAATTATGAAATGACAAGAGTGGAGAAAGTTGCTTCTATCGGCAAATTGGAAGCATTTTTTAAATACTTGGTACAGGCCCTGCAAAGGACACATTCGTTCAGATAGCAAGGCAGCTGCAGTGCTGCATTTGAAAAGTTGCGCCAACAGCTTACATTGTAGATGGTTCTGACAAACACTTCAAGCCTTGACAACAATGTAATCTCAACCCAATTCGTTTATGGTTTGTAACGTGTACACAGCGGCGTCCCCAGGCGGGGAACTTACTCCACAAAGCATCGAGGGATCTGGTGCGGCATTTTGTTTACAGTGGCCTAGGGAATGTCTTTTCTCCCATAAGGCAGTAAATGGAAGTAAAGCGTAAAAAGGATTGTGCAAGCACTAAAGCATGGAGGCAGTCTGAAAATAGCTAAAAGGAAGTTGGCATGGGAAAAATTAGATGCATAGTGTGGAGTTCACTGACCGTTCTTagaacgaagactgagaaagaccgcgccagtgtcggcgccgcgtgccgcatcaaagggagccgtctggtccctacttcctccgtcttgcagcggacgtccttgtttacccacgccgcctcgggcataatccgccttgaaaaagcctaaccagatacagctgtcgacatgtgtgcgtcgtcaaggggtgacgagacttcggcgatgcgggagagatacagctgggtggggaccgagtgctgggtgaccaggaaacggattattcccttaacgactgtgttctctttgttgctgtcaacaacctgagtcattgCCTCGTCGGCacgtttctagcatctgtggtgccgtgggtggcgtggggaacggaagtcgcatttgtgttgtttgtgtggttatttgaaacctccttcccaaatgttttaatcagaactttttccccaatctctgatcagtgggcggaccttattttcctttccctaaccactgattggcgagataggccgtttgttatcttattggttgctgtccccgctaagggcggagacagagggtttaaaaccaagcgctctgggttgagcgggggctgaattcgtctgatccacgatttagtcatgtaaatagttttctccttgctttgtttcttctagtttttttacctatgttgtaaataaatagttaaccttctcatttccttgagtaatgtgaatgtttgcgaatagaaccaccgggtcatcaagaaaccccgatttcatcatcaagtagtttcctctcatcgccaccggaaggggaaactcaactcatAGGGTCCTAGCTTTAAGGCTATGCCTTCTGATCAGATGGTTTAGGGACGATTGCTCTTCGGGTGGCCAGTGCATCCGACATGGCCACACATCGAAGCAAAGTGGCACAGGTGTAAAGGGACCTCGAGCTGGCGCTTCTTGTCTACTACGCACATATGCGACGGACACAATGGTGCTCTGAACAGAGCAGCCATGCCCCTCTAGTGCTCAATATGAAAGTGAACGACCCTGTACATAATGCGAGGCAAGGATGGCCATGTTACTGCAGTGTGAATAACATGGTAAAAGCAGCAGGGCAATACTACACTGCTTTGTAAGGTAGCCAAAAAGCAATAACGGACCAAAAGGTAGAAGTTGGAGGTCCATGAGAATGGACATCACGAAGAATTGTTCATGGAATGGAATGACTCAAAATGGAATCATATAGCAATGCTTACATTAAAGTAATACATGATAGAGGGTACATAAAAGAGTTCGAAAAATAGTGTCCGGTTAGCATACTGCCTGCTGCTTACAAAGTATATTACAAAGTATTTACCAAGGTGACTGCTAGCAAAGTCTGAGCAATATTAGGACTTCTATCAGCCAAGGTAACAGGCTGGTTTTTGGAAACTGCTTGATTACAGACTACAGTCATACCATTAGTTAGGGTGtacagaaatgcacagaatataccCAGTCCGTCTACTGCGTAGATTTTATATATattacgaaaaagcatttgaGTTGGTTGAGATCTTTGcaggggcactgcaaagtctaGACACATAAGAAGGAGTTCTAAGGGTGCTAGAAAATGTCAATGGCAATTGCACACTCACCATAGTCTTTCATAGGAAATGTGATTGAGTACCAATCAGAATCTGTTTGTCAAAATGACAATCTCTTCACAGTTATTCACCAGTTGTTTACAAAGGGTATAAAGGATGAATTGGTAAGGGCTAGGGATAACATTTAATGAAGAATATCTCAGTAATAGAGGGCTTGCTGGTAACACTGCCCAGCTCGGTAACAAAGGAAGGAAAGTGCAGGACATGGACATGCAAATGAACATGGACATGCAAGTCTGAAATTTAATATGAAAAGAACTCAACTAATTCATGCCCAGCAGTATGAGAAGGCGACAACAAATTACAGCAGGTGTAGACACAGATTGAAACTGATAAGACAGTACTTCGATCTAGGATAAGCAGTGACCTTAGATCTGGATCGTGAGATATAACATGGAGAATAAGAACAGAGTGAAGAGCATTTTGCAAGCACACTTGGGTTGCACATAGCAGCTTACATATATACCTCAAGAGAATAAGTATGCAACAGTTGCACCTTGAGAGCACTTATCTGGGAGCTGAAACTTAGAGGCTAATGAGAACATATTTTAAATTAAGGAGactgcagtgagctatggaaaggaaaattactgGGTGACGTTGACAGAGAGAAGCGCCAATTAAAGAGTGAACATGGACTATTGCAATCCCAACTGAGATCAGGAGGAAATGTGCATGCGTGGTAAACACAATGTGGAGAACCAATTACCGATGATCCTTCAGAAGCTTTCCACAGAAAGGGAAAATTGACAGAGGCGGCAGAGAGTAAGGTAAGCAGATGAGAAGGAAATCTGCTGGGACAGGAAGGTTGTGTAGGGCACGGCGAATTGAATATCACCAGGAGAGGTCTTCATCTTGAAGTGACCACGGCAAAGGCTGGTAGAGATGAGATATTCAAGCATGGAACCAATCATCGTGCTCGAGGTTACATGAAACTTTGTGCTAGAGGAGCCGCAAACTCCCAGGAGGTCAGAAGAAAGAGTGACCCGTACAAACTGTTCCCTCTTCTTCTCACAGTTAGTCCAGAAGGGGCTCTGAACTAACAACCACCACACAGGGGAGCTTTGTAAAATACTCCTGAGCAAGCTTGAGCAACCACAGCCGGGAAACAGGGCGGCATATTAATTTCACAGTGCAGGAAACTGAAGCTTGCACACAAACATATCTCAGCAAAAGCTATCTACTTTCAAATGCAGCAATTATTATTCTCGTGCCTTACGAGACCCCgaaattgaaaaaataaattgaaCTAATGTTCGAACAAGCCAGTTCGTTTGCACTATTTTTCCACCTACAGTTTCCCagctacatttatttatttatttacttatatatttacacatactgcagccctttttttttcctcggctaTGGCAGGGGTGGGTACACAGCTAGGTATAAGGTGCCAGTCACCTACAAGCCAACACCAAAAAATTGCAGCATCCCactctgcttaagagcggaaatgcgaaagccttgtTGTGAACGTTATGTTTCGTGGAAAGACGGTTTTCCGTGCGTCGACCTCTGAGACCGATTCCCCGCTTTGCGGAAACATTCGGACTTATTTATTACCGTCTGTGCCCTTCGAGGAGGGCGCCCCGCGTCCCCCTGCGCCACGCAAGGCCGCTCTCCCTGGAGAGCATCTCTCAACGCCGGAGTCCCCGAGTGGCGAGAGGGGAGGTGTCTGGCGGCTCAGACCGTGCGAGCGACGAGACAACGGCGAAAGCGTCAGTCGCAAAACGAACCTTGTATGCATCGAACCTTTTTGTAAGCTGTCTCTTTTACCCAGTATTAAATTCAGTTGTTCTTCGTTCATCGGTTGCTTACTCTTCAACGACCGTCAACGTATTCACGACATTTTACACAAAAGtctggtgccgaaacccgggacggGAAGTGAAGAGACGAAATTGCGAACAACGAACCGTGGATATTCGCCTTATTGTGGCCTGTCATCTCAACAGATCCAGCGCTGCTACATGAAGTCGTCTCATCCTTTGGTTATTTGAAGCAATTCCGGTGATCCACAACGGTACTGGTACAACTATGGAGCACATCTGCAAGAAGCGAAAGGTATTGCGCACTCAAGTAACGAAGCTTATCAAGGAATGCCTCAAGCGTCTAGATCGGCTAACTCAGAGCGATGCTAGTGTCTTGCACGCTCGACTAATGTCTCTCCATGCTGAGCTCAACGCTGTGAACAGTCGTTTCGAGGAGATACTGGATGATGATCAGGCCGAGACGGAGTACGAGCAGATTTTTGAATACAACGATCGCATCGTACCGTCTTGGCAAAGCTGCAACAGTGTATCTCCAACCCGACTGGAAACCCACCAACGACTCAGCACGAGAATAACGCCGCTCAGGCCACAACGACCTCTAAGATTAGGCTCAAACTGCCAAGGCTGGAGCTCACGAGATTCAGCGGACGGCGACACGACTGGCAGCCCTTCTGGGAAGTGTTCGAACAAGTAGTCGACAACAACGAAGAACTGTCATCTGTCGACAAGTTCCACTACCTGAGGGCATCGGTCACAGGTGACGCCGCTGCTGCACTCGCCGGACTTCCACCAACCGCACGGTGCTACAGCGACGCCGTAGAGCTCCTCAAGAAGCGCTTCGGCAACGAAGAGCTCCTAATCCAAGAGCATATGAAGAAGCTGATTGATATACAGCCAGTTCGCTCTTCGGACGGCGTACGCGGACTTCGTCGCCTGTACGATACTCTGGCTGCGCACATCAAGGGCTTGGAGACACTGGGCCAAAAGCATGACTCCTACAGCTCACTGCTCATGCCGATTGTGCAACGAGCTTTACCAACGGACATCCTTCTCGACTACAGCCGTCAATGCCTCATCGCGACAACTAGCTCCTCGAACGAGGACGAGGAATCAACGACCGACGACGCTTCGGAAAGCTCTAACGAAACTAAAAAAGGTACTGTGACGTCCTTTTCACGCCTTATTGCTTTCCTGAGGGTCGAAGTAGAAAGTCGAGAAAATCTGGCTGCATTAAGGAACATGGATATAACTAAAAGCGGTAATGACAGTCGAAAAGAGAAAACGAAGCCGCCTTCCAAAAAGATGAATAAGCCTTTT
The Amblyomma americanum isolate KBUSLIRL-KWMA chromosome 3, ASM5285725v1, whole genome shotgun sequence genome window above contains:
- the LOC144122887 gene encoding uncharacterized protein LOC144122887 isoform X2; the encoded protein is MVALDENSRVWIEIEREFNSHDGVRPRSVRQLQKCWHYMKRKWNKTKGHHTRNCQTGAAAAAPTSLTQELQRVDGVPAFLAACSQLVRPTMRAASFST